The genomic region GAGCGGGGTCGATCTCCAGCGCCTGGTGCGCGGGCTGAACCAGATCGGCCTGAAGCCATCAGGAATCATCGCGATCCTCCAGGCGATCAAGACGGCAGGCGCGCTCCAGGCCGACGTCATCGTGCAATGATGCGCAAGCGTCGTGCAAGCTTGGTCGCTCAATGCTCAGGTCTGAAGCGAGAATCGCGCGCGGCCCGATGCTGAAGCTGGATCACAAAGCCAAACTCCTCCTGCTGGCCGCGGCAACAATGCTCGCGAGCGTCTCGCCGGTGCTCGCCCTGGACGAGGCCAAGCCGTCGAAACCGCTCAACCTGCTCTCCTTCGCCCGCGCCCGCGCCGGCGGACCGCAGAAGCCGCAGCCGCCCGCCAGCGCGATACCTGGCGACAATGCTTCGGTCCGGGCGACGGCATGGGCGGCTGAAGATTCGGGCGCCGTCGTCACCGGTGCTGTGCCGGCTCCGGAGACACCGACAACTGCGCCCGCGCCGGTCCGTCCGGCCAAGCCCGGCAGCGTCACGGCGCCGAAGCCTGCACCGCCGCAGGCTGCGCCGGCCCCCGACAACGACATCGCCCTGTTCTGCAGCAACGTCGCCGATCCCGCCGTCGACGCCAGGCTGTCTTGGCAGCTCAAGGAGCTTGAGAAGGCCGAGAGCCTGCTGCGTGAGCGCATCGC from Bradyrhizobium sp. CB1015 harbors:
- a CDS encoding MotE family protein, translated to MLKLDHKAKLLLLAAATMLASVSPVLALDEAKPSKPLNLLSFARARAGGPQKPQPPASAIPGDNASVRATAWAAEDSGAVVTGAVPAPETPTTAPAPVRPAKPGSVTAPKPAPPQAAPAPDNDIALFCSNVADPAVDARLSWQLKELEKAESLLRERIAEVEAKRVEYEKWMALRDDFLKKAEASVVEIYSRMKPEAAATQIAGMADETAAAVLAKLSPRSSSAIFNEMDTARAAHLADLLGGMRRVDDGKSK